In a single window of the Manis pentadactyla isolate mManPen7 chromosome 14, mManPen7.hap1, whole genome shotgun sequence genome:
- the DAZL gene encoding deleted in azoospermia-like, whose protein sequence is MVMGNTGFKKSAANSETPNSTVSKEASTQFSSSTTSQGYVLPEGKIMPNTIFVGGIDARMDETEIRSFFARYGSIKEVKIITDRTGVSKGYGFVSFYNDVDVQKIVESQINFHGKKLKLGPAIRKQNFCAYHVQPRPLVFNPPPPPQFQSVWSSHNPEAYMQPPAMMHPITQYVQAYPYPSSPVQVITGYQLPVYNYQMPPQWSGEHKNYVIPPPTYTAVNYHCNEVVPGAEMLTSECSVHEATASSGNGPQKKSVDRSIQTVVSCLFNPENRLRNSPGTQDDYFKDKRVHHFRRSRAVLKSDPLC, encoded by the exons ATGGTGATGGGCAACACTGGGTTTAAGAAA TCTGCTGCAAACTCTGAAACTCCAAACTCAACCGTCTCCAAAGAGGCCAGCACCCAGTTCTCATCATCTACGACCAGCCAAGGCTATGTTTTACCGGAAGGAAAAATCATGCCAAACACCATTTTTGTTGGTGGAATTGATGCTAGG ATGGATGAAACCGAAATAAGAAGTTTCTTTGCTAGATATGGTTCAATAAAAGAAGTGAAGATAATCACAGATCGAACTGGTGTGTCCAAAGG CTATGGATTTGTTTCGTTTTATAATGACGTGGATGTCCAGAAGATAGTAGAA tcacAGATAAATTTccatggtaaaaagctgaaactGGGCCCTGCAATCAGGAAACAAAATTTCT gtgcttatcatgtgcagCCACGTCCTTTGGTTTTtaatcccccaccaccaccacagtttCAGAGTGTCTGGAGCAGTCACAACCCTGAAGCTTACATGCAGCCTCCAGCCATGATGCATCCTATAACTCAGTATGTGCAG gcaTACCCTTATCCAAGTTCACCAGTTCAGGTCATCACTGGATATCAGCTGCCTGTATATAATTATCAG atgccacCACAGTGGTCTGGGGAACACAAGAATTATGTTATACCTCCTCCG acTTATACAGCTGTTAACTACCACTGTAATGAAGTTGTTCCAGGAGCTGAAATGTTGACAAGTGAATGCTCCGTTCATGAAGCTACTGCATCCTCTGGAAATGGCCCACAAAAG AAATCTGTGGACCGAAGCATACAGACGGTGGTATCTTGTCTATTTAATCCAGAGAACAGACTGAGAAACTCACCTGGTACTCAAGATGACTACTTCAAG